The genomic interval TGAAATGCTTGGGATACAAAACTCCAAACGAGGTCTTCAATTCATGGCTTGGTGCAATAGCCGCTTGAATTCACCGATTTCCTTAAAAACTCAGTTGAATAAGGACAGAGGGAATTCTCCTCACGGTTTATTTGGGGTTAGCCTCCTGCAGGAAAAACATCAATTTGAGGCCTGCTGCGTCCACAAGATCCCCCTCTTTAAGGGGGACCACCGCCTGGTCCATGAGGGGATTACCGTTCAGTTTTACGGTTTTTTCTTTGAGCGCTGTCAGATAATATCCGTCCGATTTTTTTGCCACGCAGGCCGCAAGATCGGGAGCGAAGAGCCCCTTTAATTTTACCTGAGCTTGATCGGATTTCCCAATATACGTGGTCAACTGAGTCAGCGGAAGGGGGACCGCGTTACTCCCCGCCAAAATTCGGAGATAACCCACACGTTCCGTCCCCTTCACAGCGGGAGGTGGGGCCGCCATAATCACGGTCGAGTCCGAAGACACCGGACCCGCCGGTTCGGCACGCGAGGAGGGAGGGACTTCCTCATCGTTATAAAATTCAAGGGTATGTTTGGCAATGGCCAGCTCGTCTTTGTGGTGTAGAAGTTCACGTTCCACCCGTCGTTCCCTCAAAAAAGTCCCGTTGGTGCTTTTTAAATCTTCGACAAAATAACCGGCCCCCTCCCAAAAGATTCGACAATGCTTTCCCGAAACCGCTGGATTGTCGATCACCAAATCGTTCTCCGGTTTTCGGCCAACAAAAATATCCGAACCAACCACCGTCAGTTCCTTCACCAACGCGCCGTTAAATTTCAGAATGAGTTTTATCATGGGAGACCTTCCTTATTCTTTCGTGAAGTAAGCATCTTTGACCGAAAAAATGACCGTGCTCGATCCAACAACCGCTCCCTCCCGACCCGCCCCACAGCGACGGTGACGTTGTCCCGGCCGCCACGGTCCAGAGCCAAACGCACTAAGAACGGGCAAAGTCGTTGGGGATCGTTGATCTCCCGGACCGATTGTTTCAAAATTTCATCGTCCGCCATTTTGGTTAGTCCATCGGAACACAAAAGAAACAGGTCCCCGGGACAGACCGTGGGTTCGGCGGCATCCATCTCGATCGTGGGCCCTACCCCCAACGCCCGTGTCAAAATGTTCCCGGATTCGGAGGCCTCCGCCTCCGCAGGGGACAACACCCCTTGAGCCACCTGTTCGGCCACCAGGGAATGATCACGCGTGACCACGGCCAGTTCCCCCCCCCGGAACAAATAAAAACGGCTGTCCCCCACATGGATCACGGAAAGCCGGGAACCGTTTCGCAAAACGGCCACGATCGTCGTCCCCATCCCTTGACGCTCGACACGTTCCTGGGACGCCTGGTATATCACCTCGTTGGCCGTGAACACCGCCGCCGCCAAAAGACGCGTCCGATCCGACCAGTGAGGCGGAGGAACGCCACAGGCGGGGATCGTTCCGGTCCGAAGCCCATGGGCGACCTGATCCCGAACCACGTCCACAGCCAGACGACTGGCCACTTCCCCCGCCGCGTGCCCCCCCATCCCGTCAGCGACCACCACCAAACCCAATTCATCGTCCAACAAACAGGAATCTTCGTTGTGGTGACGGACCTTCCCCGTGTCCGTTAAAACAGTGGCGACAAAGTTCATGGGGTTCCCCCTCCAGGTTCTTTTCCCAGATCCACGGTCCCCTCCCCAATGGATGTTTTGACCGGGTTCAAATCAATCGCTTCTGGGGAAGAGGGCGGGGCGTGAGGCGCGGCGACAGAACCCACCGCCCGCAAGTCCCGCGCCATGTCTGCCCCGCGTTGGTATCGGCGGTCAGGATCTTTGGAAAGGGCGCGGTCAATCACCGCGCTCAAGGCCCCATTGATCCGATCGGGCCGACGGAGTCGAGGATCAGGATGGGCTTCACTGGCGATCCGGAAAAGAAGGGTCGCGATGCTTTCCCCTTCGAAAGGCTTTTCACCGGTCAACATTTCGTAGAGCATGACGCCCAGGGAAAACAGGTCCGACCGCCCATCAATTTTCTTTCCCGACAGTTGTTCCGGCGACATGTAACTGGGGGTGCCCATCACCGTGCCCGTGGCCGTTTTGGACGCGGAGGTGATCCGCGCAATCCCGAAATCCGTCACCCGAAGCGTTCCGTCCTTCAAGCGCATCACGTTGGCGGGTTTAATGTCCCGGTGCACCACCCCGTGCACGTGGGCGTAATCCAGAGCGTCCGCGATGGTGGCCACATCCTCCACCACTTGGGAAACCGGGAGGAGATTGGCTTTTTCCACACATTTTTTAAGATCTTCACCCTCTAAAAGTTCCATAGCGATAAAGGAGATCTCCCCGTCTTCCCCCGCGTCAAAGATCCGGATAATGTGGGGATGGTTCAGCGTCCCCGCCGATTCCGCTTCACGGAAAAAGCGGTCGCGAATGGCCTTGGCGGAATCGGCGTCTGTTTCGTCATCAAACCGCAGGGTTTTCACCGCCACGGAACGATTGATTTTGGGGTCCCGCCCCAAATACACCACCCCCATCGCCCCGCGCCCCAATTCTTTTTCAATTTCATACCGACCCAGGGTGGGTTTGGCCGCCCCGGCTCCAAAAACAACGGTTCCCCCCGCTTTCCCTCCCAACCCAGCAGCGATTCCGCCCGATTCGCTGGCTTGTTTCGCGGCACGAGACCGCTCTTTTACGTCTTTAAAGAGGGGATCCGTTTGAGCGATGTGATCATACACCACCCCCGCTTTTCCGAACTGACGTTTCCTTTCAAAATCCAGGGCCAAGGTGTAGAGAACACTTTTCATATCGGCGTCCACAGGACATTTGCGCAATTTCTCAAAGGCCATATCCAGGAGCCCCTGGGTTTGATACGACAACCCCAAACTTTTATGGGTTTCGATGCTTTGGGCTTCCACCAATTCTTTCCGCATCTCCGTAAAGAAAAAGCGGCGCACCGTGACCACCAGATACGTCACAAAAAGAAGGGCCAGGGGATAAACGATCTTGATCCAGTAACTTTTGGCCAAAAAGAAGTACCAGCCCGCTCCCAGGGTCATCAAGGCCAAACCCAACGTGATAAAGAAACCCGCCCGGGCCCGCAAGAGCGGCAAACCGAACGTCACAAACAAGCCGACCACGGCCAACCAGATCCATTCCGCCCGCGCGGCCCAGGGCGGGCGAGAAAGGAAGTCCCCTTCCCAAATATTTCGGAGAGAAGAAAGAATGATCCCGTTAAATTGGAACGCCGAATGAACTGGGGTGACAAACGCGCTTCCCAAACCCGTGTCCGTGATACCCACCAAAACCAATTTGTCTTTAAAGGCCTTGGGGGGAATTCCCCCGTTGTCACGCAACACGTCCACGGCTGAAACTTTTTTGATGTTTTCCATTCCCCCCGCATACTTGATCAACATTTTCGATTCGGCGTCGATCGGGATGCTCGTTTTTCCCAACAGAATTTCTCGGCCGGGTCGAACATGAATATCCTTCACTTTAAGATTCAGGCCCACCCGAGCCATCTGGAGTGAAAGGGAAGGAACGCTTTGACCGCGAAACGACATCACGGGGGCCTCTCGCCGAACCGAACCATCGCGATCCTGAATAACCGTCGCGTGACCCATCCCTTCCACACGGCTTGAAAAATCGGCCAACGGAAGGAGGGGCATGGACCCGACCGGCAAAACGCTCCCCGTGGTTTCTTCCACCTGCGCTTGGAGCAACCCCGCGTTTTTCATCCGCTCGATCTCTTCCGGGGGTTCCTCCCCCCCCGGTCGCCCCTGCGATCGAAAATAAAAAGAGAGAAGAACGTTCTTCGCCTTCCCCAAAGTTTTTTTTAAACGCGCGTCACTGTCCAAACTCCGAATCGTTTCTTCCATGGTCTTCCCAAAACCCCGCAAATCACCAAAGGGATGGGACCGAACAAATTTTTTATAACGGGAATCCTTGACCAATCGTTGAAGAAGCGGTTGAATCGCTTCCTCTTCCCCATCCAAGAGGAATTGATACTCCTCCCGTAACTCCCGCAAAGCCACCAGCCCCTGATGATCGTCGGGTTCGGAAAAAACGACCGCGCACCCTAAGGCGCGGGGCCCCCCGGCGGCGATACGTCCCAAAAGTTCGGCCATCACGCTCCGCGACCAGGGCCACCGACCGACGGCTTCAAGGGAAGGCGCGTCAATGGCCACCAATCGGATATCGTCGGAGGGAGGAGGAACTTTAAGGGATCGCACACGAAGGTCGTAGAGTTTATGTTCTAAGGTTTCCGTTAGAGGAAAAGACACCATGGCCAAAGCAAAAAATCCCGCCGTAAAAAGAAACGCCAAGAGCGAATCCCATCCCCATCGGCGTTTCAAGCGAGAATTTCCCCCTGCATGAGGAAACGAACCCCTGGGAAATTCACGTTCAGATTACACCGAGGGCGGGAGAGAGGGGGCACGGAGAGCTTCCGCCTTTTGACGCGCTCGGGCCGCGACTTTCTCTCTTAAGGAGAGTTCAAGGCCCGGGTTTTCTCGAAGGAACCGTTTAAAGGTGTCGTGGGGCACCATCAAAACTTCGGTATCGTCCGCTGAGGATCGAATGGTGGCGTCAGAAGTTGTCGAATCCAGGAGGGATATTTCGCCAAAGAAGTCACCGGCTTTCAGTTCGCCCAAACATGTTTTGTTGCCACTGGATTTGGCGAAAACTTGGGCACCACCGCTCTTGAGGATGAAAAAGTTGTGGTTGATTTCACCCTGAAAAACAACGGTCTGGCCTTTTTTAAATGTTTGGTGGGACAGTTCCGCGGTGATTTGGCGAATTTTGTCATCCGCAAAGAAAGACAAAATGTTTACGTTTTTCTTAATAAACAGCGTGTCATCAAACGGCATACCGCCCTCCCCGTGTCTGGTTAGGCGGCGGGTTTCCCCCTTTTTTCCAACAGGGTTCTTGCCGCTAGATCCAGACTCACATCCAGGATATCGTCCGCGCTGCGCCTTTTTATTTCCACCTGGCCCAGCGCCAACTTTTTTTCGCCCACCGTGATCCGCCAGGGAATCCCCAGCAAGTCGGCGTCCTTAAATTTCACACCCGCGCGCTGGTCCCGATCATCCACCAACACCTCCAGACCCGCGGCGACCAGCTCTTTTTCCAACCGATCCGTGGCCTCCATCAAACGAGGTTCAGCCACATTCAACGGAACCAAAAGGACATCAAAGGGGGCCAAAGATTCCGGCCAAATAATGCCGTTGGCGTCGCTCGACTGCTCGATGGTGGCCGCCACCACACGGCTGACCCCGATGCCGTAACACCCCATGAGGAAAGGGGTCTTCACTCCTTTTTCATTCAGAAACCCCGCGTTCATCGCGACAGAATATTTGTCGCCCAACTTGAAGGCATGCCCCACTTCAATGCCCTTAAAGAAGCTTAATGGGAGTTTGCATTTTGGGCAAGGGTCTTTTTCACGAACCGTCTGGATATCGGCCACCTGCGTCGGGACGAAATCTCGACCGGGGTTCACGTTTCGACAGTGGAAGTCCGTCTTGTTCGCCCCCGCTGTTCCGTTCACGATCCCCATAACACTTAAATCAGC from Elusimicrobiota bacterium carries:
- a CDS encoding FHA domain-containing protein; its protein translation is MIKLILKFNGALVKELTVVGSDIFVGRKPENDLVIDNPAVSGKHCRIFWEGAGYFVEDLKSTNGTFLRERRVERELLHHKDELAIAKHTLEFYNDEEVPPSSRAEPAGPVSSDSTVIMAAPPPAVKGTERVGYLRILAGSNAVPLPLTQLTTYIGKSDQAQVKLKGLFAPDLAACVAKKSDGYYLTALKEKTVKLNGNPLMDQAVVPLKEGDLVDAAGLKLMFFLQEANPK
- a CDS encoding Stp1/IreP family PP2C-type Ser/Thr phosphatase codes for the protein MNFVATVLTDTGKVRHHNEDSCLLDDELGLVVVADGMGGHAAGEVASRLAVDVVRDQVAHGLRTGTIPACGVPPPHWSDRTRLLAAAVFTANEVIYQASQERVERQGMGTTIVAVLRNGSRLSVIHVGDSRFYLFRGGELAVVTRDHSLVAEQVAQGVLSPAEAEASESGNILTRALGVGPTIEMDAAEPTVCPGDLFLLCSDGLTKMADDEILKQSVREINDPQRLCPFLVRLALDRGGRDNVTVAVGRVGRERLLDRARSFFRSKMLTSRKNKEGLP
- a CDS encoding CHASE2 domain-containing protein, which codes for MKRRWGWDSLLAFLFTAGFFALAMVSFPLTETLEHKLYDLRVRSLKVPPPSDDIRLVAIDAPSLEAVGRWPWSRSVMAELLGRIAAGGPRALGCAVVFSEPDDHQGLVALRELREEYQFLLDGEEEAIQPLLQRLVKDSRYKKFVRSHPFGDLRGFGKTMEETIRSLDSDARLKKTLGKAKNVLLSFYFRSQGRPGGEEPPEEIERMKNAGLLQAQVEETTGSVLPVGSMPLLPLADFSSRVEGMGHATVIQDRDGSVRREAPVMSFRGQSVPSLSLQMARVGLNLKVKDIHVRPGREILLGKTSIPIDAESKMLIKYAGGMENIKKVSAVDVLRDNGGIPPKAFKDKLVLVGITDTGLGSAFVTPVHSAFQFNGIILSSLRNIWEGDFLSRPPWAARAEWIWLAVVGLFVTFGLPLLRARAGFFITLGLALMTLGAGWYFFLAKSYWIKIVYPLALLFVTYLVVTVRRFFFTEMRKELVEAQSIETHKSLGLSYQTQGLLDMAFEKLRKCPVDADMKSVLYTLALDFERKRQFGKAGVVYDHIAQTDPLFKDVKERSRAAKQASESGGIAAGLGGKAGGTVVFGAGAAKPTLGRYEIEKELGRGAMGVVYLGRDPKINRSVAVKTLRFDDETDADSAKAIRDRFFREAESAGTLNHPHIIRIFDAGEDGEISFIAMELLEGEDLKKCVEKANLLPVSQVVEDVATIADALDYAHVHGVVHRDIKPANVMRLKDGTLRVTDFGIARITSASKTATGTVMGTPSYMSPEQLSGKKIDGRSDLFSLGVMLYEMLTGEKPFEGESIATLLFRIASEAHPDPRLRRPDRINGALSAVIDRALSKDPDRRYQRGADMARDLRAVGSVAAPHAPPSSPEAIDLNPVKTSIGEGTVDLGKEPGGGTP
- a CDS encoding cyclic nucleotide-binding domain-containing protein → MPFDDTLFIKKNVNILSFFADDKIRQITAELSHQTFKKGQTVVFQGEINHNFFILKSGGAQVFAKSSGNKTCLGELKAGDFFGEISLLDSTTSDATIRSSADDTEVLMVPHDTFKRFLRENPGLELSLREKVAARARQKAEALRAPSLPPSV